One Phyllopteryx taeniolatus isolate TA_2022b chromosome 20, UOR_Ptae_1.2, whole genome shotgun sequence genomic window, AAGAAAGGGATGAAGatgatggtggtgatggtgaGCAAACATTCACTAAAGTCGTGAGAACCTTTTCTACATTCCTGCGCagggacacacaaacacggtCGAgggtcacgtgtgtgtgtgtgcgcgcgcgcgcgctgctgaggctgcacacacacacacaaacacacgcacactcggGCTCAGAAACAGGAAGTACGAGTCAAAGTTCAGCGGGACGGGACGAAACAGCACGAGTGAAAATccagcaagtgtgtgtgttgtgtgtgttgcgtgtgtgtgtgttcagtccAGGGTCAGGAGCGGGGCGCTGCTCTCGCGGTCCGTCTGTCGCAGCGTGGCAGGGTTGGCGACCGACTGAGACCTGAAagccaaaaaccaaaacaagaaTGGCCGATGATTTCGGGCGGAACCCGtcctgacaaacacacacacacacttgtttgcTGTCTGGGTGCTCCGGCCACAGCCGTGTCGAAAAGTGtcgctttggcaccatcttgtggtgtcTCCGTGCCAAGCGGCCGTCAGAGCTGCCGCCCCGTAGAAATTCACTTCCGGAACAACGTGTCCAAATTTGTCCCAATTTCCATATTTGCAACGTTTTGTCAAGAACAGTTATTGAAGTATATTATGTCATCGGAATATGTAAAGGAATTCTGCATGCTGTttaattgcacaacataattatGACTCGAATGGTAATCGTTTTCGATATTTGAAGCCATATTTGAATATTTCCGGTCATGTCGGacgctggatttttttctcaacCGATTTCCAGAACAATCGGTGTTACGGCCGTAATGAGTCggcgtaacaaaatacggacgttccgtaacattGGGCGGCTCTGGACTACGtggaagtgaggggaggaggtTTTTCTCTTcaacttcaacatagttccttcactacttttgtctgaatgaagctcctcaactcacttcaacatagtccGTTGACAAGATGGCAGCCAAGTGATACTTTTCtcgctttggcctgagcacaagtTGATGGAATCCTGGAGGTCGGGTTCCCGAAACAAAGCGCCAGTTTGCAAATATGCGAGTGTTCACTGTAccgatgttttttgggggggggcgttAATTGCTCGCACATTTGCGCTCTTCACCGCAAAGTCAATCAACTCCAATATCATTTCGAgattcagctaaaaaaaaaaaagcaataaggCTTCATTGCTTTTTATGGATGAATTTGGGTTTGTTTGTCAGGAGGAGGGATTTTGAACGCGCACGACAAGCCAAAACTTGTTTGGCAAAAAGTCGTTCTCGTTTCTTTCTTCTCTTGGATTCAAATCGGAAATGAAAAATCAGAGTTTGAGTTGAAGGCCCGACCTTTTCATGAGCTcctggccgccgccgccgccgccgttctGTTGGACGCGCAGCGCGTCGTAAGTGAGGGTGTACTCGGTCTCGTCCGTGTAGTCGGGGCCCAGCAGGGTGCGCGCCCACGTGCCCGTGTCGTACGGCGGCAGCGTGCCGCCGAACTCGGACGGCAGACAGTCGGGCCGGATGAGCTGGTGGAGCGAGTTCAGGTTGTTGCCGTGCAGAAAGATCTGCGGCCGACGGACCGATGCGTTACGATAGGCACGTCGATCAAATATCATATTGACGCGATCGATACGACGGGTAcgaacaaaaacacaactgCGGCATGCGGGGGGAACTGATCCAGACAAGATGAAGATGTTGCATGTTGCTATGTTTCAAGTCTTAATTCTCCAAGCCTAACGACGCTACAAGAATATTTGGACATTGAGTGCAAAGTGGAAAGAGAATGTCGTTGACATTAATGACGGATGAGAGGTGTGATGTctgcgggcgggcgggcggggaggaggaggagctcgCGCACTCACCCGCTTCCTGGTCTTGTCCTTGAGGAAGGGCTTGATGATGGTGAACATGGCGCGGATGTACCACGGCTGGTTGACGAAGTGGATGCCGCCGAAGCGCGCTGGGAAGCTGTCCTgagggggaaacaaaaacaaacgctCGGTCCACTCACTTCAACTTAGTTCTTGGGCAGCGAGATGACTCATTACTAAGACTTCattttgtcgaaatgaagcgcctcaactcacttccTCAGCATCAAGATGGGGGCTAAGGACGACTGTTGTCTAAGCCGGCGATTTCCCCCGCCAGTGCGCCGTGGGTAATGTTTGATTTTGTGTCTTTCTTCACAGGCATAGCGACAGACACACCAAAAGAAATGCTCTTCTACTAGAAGGCAGGGACTAGCAAGAAAGTCCTGACCGTATccgccgtgagattttccatttGTCAAATATGGGCCTTGGCTccgtaaaggttggaaatcaccggTCTAAccaaagctcctcaactcacttccacATAGTTGACCGGCACCAAAATGCCATAACGTGACGACGAAAGACTACTTTTGTCCGAGGGAAGCTCCTCAAATCGATCGCTCGGCACCGCGGGACTACTTTTGTCTCACTAAAGTTCCTCAGTTCAGTTGGCACcgagatgccacaaggtggtgGCCGAGGACCACCTTTACTTTTATCTGAAGTTCCTCGACTCGTTTCATCCTATTTTCTCGGCTCCGAGATGTCCCGCGGTGGCACcgaagcactacttttgtccgaACGAAGCTCGTCTCCTCACTTCGACCTAGTTCACCGGCACCGAGACGGAGTCAAAGTCACGCGCGTGACGCTTTGAACGGGGCGTGCGACCTGCAGGCCCTCGATGGCCAGCTTGAGGACGTTGGGCGTGAGCTTGGAGGCCTGCTTGAAGGAGAAGTCGCTCCAGTCGACGATGAGCACGAAGCCGTTGATCTGCAGCTCGGGCTTCTCGATCAGAACCTCCAGCGACAGCAAGATGGCCCGCAGGATGTCCGTGAACGAGTTCCTGCACGCACGCCGAGTCCACATGCGTCAGCGACCGTCCGTGCGCTAGTACCGCACTAGTacagtcaaagcattcagtgtACAACGCGTTGCTGGGTCTTATGATTCATAATCCATTTCATGGGAAATGGACTGCGCTGTGAATGTCAAATATGTACGTTTGTATATTTTAAGATTATTCAtgatcaaataatcattcattctCAGTTCAAATCGATGAGAATGATCTTGTTTTGAAAGGTTAAAACTCtttcttttaataataaatcagtcttttattcacaaattattgaccattttgatttgatttcacaCATAATTACACAGTAACTTGATCGAGTGGATTACCGAAGATTTTTATGGAACCTagtaatacatttgtatttcgaatgtcattgtttttactTCATTCAAATGGTTAAACTCATTATTTGATGAAATCCATTTCGAAAGGTTTGAAAACAATCCAAATGGGGACATCAAATATTTAAATTCATAACATTTTGAAACTAAAAATAAGATTACGTTACATTGTTTTTGATTTCCAGGAAATATTTCCGAGGTGTGCAAGTGTGCGGGTCGCCGTGACGACGGCGCGCGGACCTGTTCTGATCCCAGTTGGAGGCGAACAGGATGAGGATCTTGCGACCGTGTTGGTCCGGAGTCTCCAGAACGCCCGGGAAGCCGTCCGTCAACGCCCGCTTGATGCCCGGCTCGTCCACCTGGCGCACACGCGTCCTGTTAACGAGCGCCCGCGCGATCGGCGTGCGTGTCCGCACCTTAAAGCTGTGGAACATGTGCAGGTTCTGCTGGCGAAAGTGGAAGTACTGCGCCAGCAGGCGGAAGGTTTCCACCGGGTCGAACTTGCGCGCCCGCAGGAAGCGCAGGACGAAGTCGTCGTCCGTTCGCAGGAAGCCCACGTCCGGTCGCGTCACGATCATGTCTCGCACCTGCCGGACAGACGCGGCGCCGTCAACCTCGCGCGGACGAACGCGCGGCGGGTCGCCGTACCCGCTGGATGTCGCGGTGCAGCGTGTCGGGGTTTTCGTTGAGCTCCGCCCGGGCCTTCTCGGCGGCCGCCGGCTGCGACATCCCGTTAGCGATTTGAAGTCGGCGACAGCGCCACCGCTCACGTCATGGCGCCGAGCGTTTGGGCGCCGGGTGATGGGAAGGTCAAAGGTCAGCAAAGGTCAAGGCGGTTTCGCTGGAAAAGAGAGCAACGGACAAACGGGTTTGGGGCGCATATGGGCAAACAATGGAATGGTCGCCATCTGGTCTCAGCGCACGTGGACAAACGCTTGACTGGTCGCCGATCCATATCGGGGCTTGGCATTACGCGGGCCCGTTTCCACAATGGCCGCTCCCGCCTTTCATTTTGCCCGCTTCGCTTAAAGCCGCAAACGTTAGATTGCATCAACTACTGTAGAgatttgcctcactagtaacctggttgttctactagtgcgccctTGTCATTCTTCTAGTGCACCTTCATCTACTTTGTCCTAGTTGCCCTTCTAATGCGCAGAGATGGTGGATTAAACAGTCATTTGGCTAGTGCACTGAATGATCTcacaagtgaggacaaagagcatactagtatggacaattcagtgcactagtaggatatggaataaatgctccaaGTGTTTTCCACAGCTCGGAGTCAACTGTGCTCCAGATAAGCgttagagaaaatggatggatggatggatgggaaataTGTGTGCAATAAacgtcaatgatgtcctgcaaTCATGCTAATCATTTTCCTAATAATAACGAAGGCAAATATTACTGATGCGGTTAGGTGTGCGGCTGGAGTGTCGCTCGTCCGAGCGGTTCCGGCCCTCCCGAGCTGGTCCTGATGCTGAGGACGCCGTCGGCcatcacacaaaacaacaacaaggacaaaagagcaaatatgaaaagctatatatatatatatatataaataaatacaccccaaaaaattcaaGAAGACAAAAACGAAAACTAGAAAAATCAAACGTCGTCTTTTTGCGTCCCCGCTGACATTTGAACGCTCGATGAGGGGAAAATGTGCGGCGAAGATGTTCAGCGTCGGGATTCTCCCATTTGGCCTCCTCTTTTTTCTGCTTTCGCTACATAACACTTCCGGCCAACACTTTCACAATAAAGGTCTATGCCGCCAACGGGAAATGCTAATGTTCACTCAAATCTCACACCAATAAGGACCCCGATGCTTTTATACTTCATTAACTATACATCATTATATATTATTAGATATCACTAGGTCTATCTTTTGTCTTTGGTTTGGCCCTCTAAATGGtttaaatatatttagaaaGTCCTGTTTAACGGGGGGCTCATATACAGCTGTACGCGAATTTATGATAATTGATACTTTTACACACGCGGTGATATActctattgttttttattttattttataaaagtaAATCAAACTGGGCTATGACGTCATCGTACTGCATTTTATTGTGTAGGTGTGTGAGCGGACGGTGATGCACTTCCGGTTGGTCCGAGCTTCTTGTCTTACGCCGAACACGTTCGCCTCACTTGCCCATTTGCGACACATTTCGTCCGTGTAAGCTCGTCTAAATCGTCTTTTAAGTGTCGCCGGCGCAGTTCCAACATTTGACTTTGCTTGTCACGTGCCGCTCCAGTCGTTTGTCGTCTTTTTAGTTCCACTTTTCGTCGGCCCACTTAGCTTGGCGATTAGCCACTTCGCTTCGTTAGCCGCCTTCCGGTCCAATCTCGCATCAAATCCAAAAATGGATCCAAGTGGAGTCACTGCTCACACGCCCAAGGTAAGACTGCCCCACTTTGGAATTTGTAGTTTTAAACTTACATTTTTGTCTAACAAGACGTTTGAAGCCTGGAagcttaaaagaaaacaatttgaacaGTTTATAAAACGAGAGCCAATATGGCCTCCGTCGTTGACGTCACCGCTCCACTTTAAATAAGTTAATGTTTGTGTTGAAGAGAGTATGTCTAGCTTAAAGTGTGGCAATGGACGTGTTCGTCATTGTTTATACAATATTGTTTTTCACGACGTTAGCATACGTCACTGAAGGGCGGGGCTAAGGCCGAACCCCCCGAACTTGTTTGTGACTGGAGATGAACGCACAACCCTGTCAATTATTGATTTGTATGACAAAAGCTGTTAGCACGGtgtcctagtggttagcacgccgGGCTCACAATTCTCAAcgtcggccttcctgtgtggagtttaaacAGTCTTGCCACATTCTAAAAGCATCCATGTTAGCGCCATTTCAATGTAATGAAGTTGAGTGCGATTGTTCCAAGAGTTGTCCTTTCAAAGTCAAAGTATGACTGCGCGGTGGCGTGTTCCCTTCAGAGCCCGTGGGGcgtgacggcggcggcggcggtgtcGGCGTGCTCGCTGGCGGACGTGATGAGCGAGCAGCTGGCCAGGCAGCTGCACGAAGACGATCGCGGCTGCGGCGGCCTCGCGCAGTGAGTCGGCCGCCGTGCACGAAACGCTAAACAGTCAGCATAACACAAATGGCATCATCGAGATCAAAACCCGGCTTGTCCGCGTTATTCGTAGTAATAAGAATATTATTAAATGGGGCCAAAATCATATTTTGCCAGGAACGTCATTCATAATGTTGCTTATGTCCTGCAGACATTTATGGCCTCCATCTAAAGATACAACCAGCCGTCAAATCTCATATTTGCGTGTTTAAAGTTAGCGGAACAAACAGTAAAGGCCAAAGTAAATCTTTGTTGTTGCGAGCGTTAAGGGACCAAAATGATTGATGGCAAATCCAATTTTCGATGAACCTGCCGATTAATTGGTTTTCAGAAAGcttttctgccaaatatcagaatcgGCCTCAAAGAATTCCATGGAGTTAAGCCCGAGTTTGAACTCGGTTGGCTAATAAGGTGATCGCGATGTCATACACGTCAAACGTGGCGAGGAGCGTCCTACGCTGTCAGCCGCCACCGCTGCCTTCTTCCAATGTCCTGTTTTCATCCTGACGTCGGATGCCGCTAATAACAATAATGTCATCGTTCAGCCCGTCGTCCGTGTCGTCGAGCGGCGACGCGGCGGACACGACCAGCGACTTGATGCTGGCGCAGATGCTTCAGATGCAGTTTGACCGAGAGTTCGATGATCAGCTGCGGCGAGAGGAGAAGAAGTTCAACGGAGACAGCAAAGGTAGCGGCAGCGGCCGCCGCGAGCGACGAACAAACGCGCTTCGTATTCATAGTCGCGTTCGGATTAAGGCGACTTTATTGCTCGCCGTGCGCGCCAATTCAGTTGCGAGTCCATATTCGGCCTCATCGAACACAAATCATAAAAGCGGACCAAAGTGTGTGTTGGACTGTTTGTGTAGTGTCCATCTCCTTCGAGAACTACCGCAAGGTTCACCCTTACGAGGACAGCGACGGCTCCGAGGACGAGGTGGACTGGCAGGACACCAGGCACGACCCCTACAGGGCGGGTAACGCCACCGCAACGGCGCGAGTACCTCTGCGGCGTACTGCGCGCTCGCAAtctgcactttttttgttttgttcccctCCAGCCAAGGCTCAGACCGCGCCCAGAAGAGGTTTTGCTGGGAAAGGCAAAAACATCACAACCAAGCATGACGCCGTCACATGTGGCAGGAAGAACACGGCGCGCATGGACAACGTATGGCACTTTTCATCGTGggggggcgggcgggcgggcgggcaaCAGTTTACAGACATAAGCAGCTGACGGACAAACGGACAAAACAAAACTCTACACACTGCGCGCGCACAGAAAGTTGTTGCCGTTTGTATTTGTTCAAAGAGCGCTTACATGCTGCTCTCtggctgagtgtgtgtgtgtgtgtgtttattgttattgtcGTGTGTGTTGAGTTTGCTCCTGAGGTGCACGTGGGCGACGGTCTGGGCATGGACCTGAAGCTGTCCAATCAGGTCTTCAACTCTCTCAAGCAGCACTGCGCCAGCGAGCAGCGGCGAAGCGCCCGGCTGCACGAAAAGAAGGAACACTCCACCGCCGTGAGTTACACAAGTGCCTCCCAATTCCTTTCGAAATAAACACAAAGAAGAGACTTTAGTCTGCCGTTGATGTCTCCACTCGTCAACCGGATTCCGACGTATTGAGCCGACGGGAGCTTGTCCGGGCCATTTCGGCTTCTGCTTCGCCGCGATGACAAACACATCCCCGTAGATGGCGGCATTGCGTCGCTTTGAGAGGAGAAGAGAAAGATTAGGCGAGGAATCGCTGCTTCTCACGCCGATGATGAAGGGAGAGACGAGACGGATGAGAGCGTGTGCGATAAAGATGCTGAGAAAGATGACGCAATTCGCAAAGTCAACGGTGATCGCCGCGATTATGTATCGGAATGTAAACGATGGTTTTGCCATCAGGAGCCCTTTCTCACTATTGCTTTTGTTGGCCCCTCCCACATACCCAAAATGCACTTTGTCCGGATGTGCGCCTGACTGGCCGCTCCTCTTCCTCGGTCTGTTTTTTCCCCGTCAGGAGCAAGCGGTGGACCCCCGCACTCGTCTTCTGATGTACAAGATGGTCAACGCCGGCGTGCTGGACAGCATCAACGGATGCATCAGCACCGGAAAAGAGTCGGTGGTCTTCCACGCCAACGGAGGAAGGTCGGACACcttcgctcgctcgctcgctcgcgcgTGTCGTGTCATGTATGTGCTcaacgcgtgcgtgcgtgtgttcgCGCGCAGCCTGGACGAGCGGCCCGTCCCGGACGAGGTGGTCCTGAAGGTGTTCAAGACCACCCTGAACGAGTTCAGGAACCGAGACCGCTACATCAAGGACGACTACCGCTTCATCGACCGCTTCGCCAAACTCAACCCGCGCAAGATCATCCGCTTGTGGGCCGAGAAGGAGATGCACAACCTCAGCAGGTCGCTCGCCGGCGCGCGGCATCGGCATCGTGTCAAATAGCCAACCGTTATATTGCACGTTATTTATTACAATAACCGACGAATTGCGTACAAAAATCCTTCAAAAACAGAACATTGTTTCAAATGTCATTATTTAACACAAATTGATTCGGTTGCTGCTTTGGTTTGGGACATCCGTCAGAAAATCTGCCAAAGTAAAAGCGGAGGATGATCAAAGATAAGCGGTCAGGCGGAAATGGAACAATATTGACTGTGGCGAGCCTGAAATGTCGAGTATTTGGACAATTGGATGTCGAAcgatcaattatcaaaatagttgatttATCGGATAATCGATTCGTTGGGCCTCTCAAAATAATGTCATTTCTAATTGTAATAGATTTATAATTCAGAAATGTTGCCCAACGTTTGAATTTTGTTGCCATcaaaatattccttttttttccaaaactggACATGTAAAAAAATCCAACATGTCAAAAATGAGTTGAATTGAAACGCGGAGGGCAGAAAACTTCCATAGGAGGTCACGACCTCCGCATCACCTTTTTGAATCAATGTGACGTCCGGCCAATGGAGTGCCGCTCCACTGGTCATGTGACACGGACACAGGAAGAGACattgttttgtctttaaaataaaatcgccATTAGAAATTGAAATTCCAACTCAGGTGGTGCAAATATACTTGCTTGTTTTGCGTGCGCGACCTTTTGACTCCGGCGGgctcctttgttgtttttctaagaTACTTTAAGCgcttacaaaaaacaaaacgatacAAAAATGGAGCCGCTGGCGTCGTCTGTTGCTACTTTGTTGAAAAATACTCACTAGCGGGGTCGGAAAGTCCCTAAATTTGGTAAACTGCAAATTGCAGACTTGGCAACGGTGACTTTCACggccatgttgttagtgcaagcagtgcacatcagcacgcgacaaataaaaagttgtgtgtaaaatggACGTAATATgtcgtgcgcgtgtgcgtgcgctttTAGGATGAAGGCGGCGGCGATCGCGTGCCCGGACGTGGTCCTGCTGCGGAAGCACATCCTGGTCATGTCGTTCATCGGGCGAGACCACGTCCCCGCGCCCAAACTCAAGGACGTCGTGCTGAGCTGCGACGACATGAAGAACGCCTTCTACCAGGTCTTGCACGtacgtacgcacgcacgcacgcgcccGCGCGGGCACACGCTCACGCGAGGACGCGCGCTGATGTCGATGTGCGCGTGTAGTTGATGCAGACGCTGTACGCCGAGTGTCATTTGGTCCACGCTGACCTCAGCGAGTACAACATGTTGTGGCATCAAGGAAAGGTAACGACACACACACgctacgtttttttgttttttttttacttttcctacTTGTCTACTTTATGTCCTTTTCTCCTGTCTTTCTGTCgtcttctttttctattttttctttcactttttctccttgtttttcattttttaattaattttttcattcttttgctCCCTTTgctctttgtcttcttttttctttttcctgtttCCCTTTCCTCATGTgtctgtcttttctttttcttctttgtactATTTTCCTGTCAGTCCATGTTTTTCTATTTGTCTTTCCTggctattttttttagcaatgtctctctttttgggattttttattttagtttttctaaaAGTTGAAAGTCTTTCTCTTTCCCTCCcttttttcctttcttgttcTCTTTCATCGCACGATTGCATGATTACAGATCATCTCGctgcttcctgtgtgtgtgcgtcgcAGGTGTGGTTGATCGACGTCAGTCAGTCGGTGGAGCCGACTCACCCCCACGGCCTGGAGTTCCTCTTCCGAGACTGCAGGAACGTTTCCACGGTaacaagcacgcacgcacgcacgcaaacactATTATCTTTGTGTGACGCGCAcacaagtttgtgtgtgtgtagttctTCCAGAAGCGAGGAGTGAGCGAGGCGTTGGGCATCTTCGAGCTTTTCAACGCCGTGTCGGGACTCAACATTCCCATTGGTGCAGAAAACGAGGCGGAGTTTTTTGCCGAGgtaacgcacgcacgcacgcgagCGAGCGAGGGCTGGCCAATATGGCCTCCAACTAAAATGGCCAATGTCATGTGAAAAAGCACATCCAAAAGTCAGGTGTCATTGTTCcgttatttattgattattatgagtgcatttttttgttcGTCAGTTGTCGTAATTGGAAAAGCTGCGGTAAGACGCTAGTTTGATAGCTTCAAAGCAAACGCCAGCTTGCTCTTCAACAACAGCGAGCGACTTCCTTTTCTTCCTGGAAGGGTTAGGAAGAAAAGGAACAACTTGCAGAAAAgtacagaaatgtttttttgtttttaattacgaTTTGCCAACAGACACGATTGAGGGACCGAACCctgcgatttatttatttgtattttttttggggggggggggggggggtcaaaacaGTGTGAAGGTTTCAAATTGAGGTTTCCCAACCCTGTGTTGCAGCTCACCTCCAATGAGTTTGATGagtacttttgtgtttttcagatcGTGGCGTTGGAGAAGCGCAACGAGGACCACGTACAGCGGCGAGGAAAGAAAACGTTCGCCGTGGTgtcggaggaggaagaggaagatgaggaggggGCGGACCCTCCGTTAGAGGCGGACGCCGACGACTAGCCCGCCGTCGGCCCGTTCGCTCGCCCTCGCTTTGTCTCTCCGGCTCGTTCGACGCCGCGGCCTCCGAACGGCCCCGCCCGCCCCTCGCTCCCACGGCGGCCACATTTGACGCTCGTCTTGTTTTCGTCACGCTTGGAGGTGGGGGGGCGGTGTGTACCTTGTGTGTActttgtgatgatgatgatgatgaagaagactGACAGACGTGACGACTTCGTTTGtccttttaaatgaaaataaaagatgaacacacaactgaaacatgcgtcctttgatttgttttcaacCCAAATTTGAACGTCGGCGTTTACGTCGCTTGCGTTACGTGATGATCGGAGGTCCAACAATTCATCGATGAACCAGCCGCTCATCTTTTCCTTTCCGCACGTCAAATCAATTATTGTTTTGAGACCTTGTTTAAAGTTGTCTATAGcaacacatcatcatcatgtatggacaaaaaaaaaaaacattttgtaaaaataaactttgTTCACATTGTcagttgggggaggggggaagtgtagaattttgagacaaaatatgaactgaagccattttggaaaaagtgaagtgctATACTTTACTTACGCATGTTACTGTGTTCTTACAGAAAACCTTTTTGGacttttcaaaaaacatttaacactcaaacaaatgttttcaaactcAACAAGAAACACTTAAAAACAAGCTGAAGACTAAAATGCTGTTAGCCAGCTAGCCTCAATATTAGCACACGAATAATATTAACCGACGAGCTGTGGCCgaagctgtttgtgtgtgtgtgcacccgAACCCTTGGGTGTCGGACAGCTGATGTTTGCTGCCATCGCGACAGTTCTTTTCCTTCTAGTTGTCGAAGGCGGGACTGTTCGGCATATCGGCGCagccttcatcctcctcctcctcctcctccactctGGTACCCGAAATGTCCGCCGTCGTCCTCGCTCGGCCCCGCGTCGTACGCGTCGTTCTGGTAGCGGAAGTCGCTTTCCGGGGGGGCCGGCGGCCGGTAGAGTCGGTCGTCCCGCTCTCGGGGGTCGTCGTAGGGGTCGTCGAAGCGTCGGTAGGAGCTGGCGTGGGCTTCCTCCTGGCGAGCGTTCACCTCCAGGGAGCTGTGCCACACGCCGTAGAAGACGTAGATCAGCAGGCCTGatgacaggaaaacaaaaaaacacgtttGGTGGAGAAAAACAGAAGCCGAGAACCGTCCAACTCGTCGAGGTTCGCGCGTTCGTGTTTGCGGACTGACCGACGGCGCACCAGACGGAGAAGCGCGCCCACGTGAGCGCCGACAACTTGAGCATCAGGTAGCTGTTGACCAAGATGGCCGCCGCGGGAACAAAGGGCACGCAGGGCGCCGCGTAGTCCAGGCGCCGCCCGCTCTGCGGCTGCCGCGCCACGGCGAGCAAGAGCGCGGCCATGGCGGCGGCCGTCAGCGCCGCCGTCAGGCCCCAGACGGCGGCGGCGCCCGTCCCGGCGCCCCGCTCGGCGCCGAAGATGACGGCGGTCCACAGCAGGAAGGACAGCGCGAAGAAGGCCAGCGTGCAGCGTGTCACCGTGCGCCCGCTCGACGCCGTGGgccgcgccgccgccgccggaaCGTCCGGAAGCCTTTGCGGCCGTGACTCGCAGGATTCGCCGTCGTGGTCGCTGGAGGAAACTGAACACAAATGGAGTTCAAGCGTGCGGCGATTCAAGACAATTTCTGTTGAGTCGGATAAAAAGCAAAATCACTTCCAGATGAGCCGCTCGCGTCCGACTCGAGTTTTCGAAATTCCCACATTTTCAGCTCttcccaaaaacaacatttgacggTTTGTACCTTGCGACGTGACGCTATGTTGCCCACTTTGGGCCGACTGAAACGCAAAAGGAAGATGGATGGCTCAA contains:
- the riok3 gene encoding serine/threonine-protein kinase RIO3 isoform X1, with protein sequence MDPSGVTAHTPKSPWGVTAAAAVSACSLADVMSEQLARQLHEDDRGCGGLAHPSSVSSSGDAADTTSDLMLAQMLQMQFDREFDDQLRREEKKFNGDSKVSISFENYRKVHPYEDSDGSEDEVDWQDTRHDPYRAGNATATARVPLRRTARSQSALFLFCSPPAKAQTAPRRGFAGKGKNITTKHDAVTCGRKNTARMDNFAPEVHVGDGLGMDLKLSNQVFNSLKQHCASEQRRSARLHEKKEHSTAEQAVDPRTRLLMYKMVNAGVLDSINGCISTGKESVVFHANGGSLDERPVPDEVVLKVFKTTLNEFRNRDRYIKDDYRFIDRFAKLNPRKIIRLWAEKEMHNLSRMKAAAIACPDVVLLRKHILVMSFIGRDHVPAPKLKDVVLSCDDMKNAFYQVLHLMQTLYAECHLVHADLSEYNMLWHQGKVWLIDVSQSVEPTHPHGLEFLFRDCRNVSTFFQKRGVSEALGIFELFNAVSGLNIPIGAENEAEFFAEIVALEKRNEDHVQRRGKKTFAVVSEEEEEDEEGADPPLEADADD
- the riok3 gene encoding serine/threonine-protein kinase RIO3 isoform X2, which codes for MISCGERRRSSTETAKVAAAAAASDEQTRFVFIVAFGLRRLYCSPCAPIQLRVHIRPHRTQIIKADQSVCWTVCVVSISFENYRKVHPYEDSDGSEDEVDWQDTRHDPYRAGNATATARVPLRRTARSQSALFLFCSPPAKAQTAPRRGFAGKGKNITTKHDAVTCGRKNTARMDNFAPEVHVGDGLGMDLKLSNQVFNSLKQHCASEQRRSARLHEKKEHSTAEQAVDPRTRLLMYKMVNAGVLDSINGCISTGKESVVFHANGGSLDERPVPDEVVLKVFKTTLNEFRNRDRYIKDDYRFIDRFAKLNPRKIIRLWAEKEMHNLSRMKAAAIACPDVVLLRKHILVMSFIGRDHVPAPKLKDVVLSCDDMKNAFYQVLHLMQTLYAECHLVHADLSEYNMLWHQGKVWLIDVSQSVEPTHPHGLEFLFRDCRNVSTFFQKRGVSEALGIFELFNAVSGLNIPIGAENEAEFFAEIVALEKRNEDHVQRRGKKTFAVVSEEEEEDEEGADPPLEADADD
- the riok3 gene encoding serine/threonine-protein kinase RIO3 isoform X5, coding for MLAQMLQMQFDREFDDQLRREEKKFNGDSKVSISFENYRKVHPYEDSDGSEDEVDWQDTRHDPYRAGNATATARVPLRRTARSQSALFLFCSPPAKAQTAPRRGFAGKGKNITTKHDAVTCGRKNTARMDNFAPEVHVGDGLGMDLKLSNQVFNSLKQHCASEQRRSARLHEKKEHSTAEQAVDPRTRLLMYKMVNAGVLDSINGCISTGKESVVFHANGGSLDERPVPDEVVLKVFKTTLNEFRNRDRYIKDDYRFIDRFAKLNPRKIIRLWAEKEMHNLSRMKAAAIACPDVVLLRKHILVMSFIGRDHVPAPKLKDVVLSCDDMKNAFYQVLHLMQTLYAECHLVHADLSEYNMLWHQGKVWLIDVSQSVEPTHPHGLEFLFRDCRNVSTFFQKRGVSEALGIFELFNAVSGLNIPIGAENEAEFFAEIVALEKRNEDHVQRRGKKTFAVVSEEEEEDEEGADPPLEADADD
- the riok3 gene encoding serine/threonine-protein kinase RIO3 isoform X3, which encodes MDPSGVTAHTPKSPWGVTAAAAVSACSLADVMSEQLARQLHEDDRGCGGLAHPSSVSSSGDAADTTSDLMLAQMLQMQFDREFDDQLRREEKKFNGDSKVSISFENYRKVHPYEDSDGSEDEVDWQDTRHDPYRAAKAQTAPRRGFAGKGKNITTKHDAVTCGRKNTARMDNFAPEVHVGDGLGMDLKLSNQVFNSLKQHCASEQRRSARLHEKKEHSTAEQAVDPRTRLLMYKMVNAGVLDSINGCISTGKESVVFHANGGSLDERPVPDEVVLKVFKTTLNEFRNRDRYIKDDYRFIDRFAKLNPRKIIRLWAEKEMHNLSRMKAAAIACPDVVLLRKHILVMSFIGRDHVPAPKLKDVVLSCDDMKNAFYQVLHLMQTLYAECHLVHADLSEYNMLWHQGKVWLIDVSQSVEPTHPHGLEFLFRDCRNVSTFFQKRGVSEALGIFELFNAVSGLNIPIGAENEAEFFAEIVALEKRNEDHVQRRGKKTFAVVSEEEEEDEEGADPPLEADADD